Proteins co-encoded in one Methylomonas albis genomic window:
- a CDS encoding alpha-ketoacid dehydrogenase subunit beta produces the protein MHDVKVMTYGAAIREALDDALAKFPEMLLIGEGVPDPKTIFGTTQGLREKYGAERVLDMPLAENGMTGICIGAALAGMRPVLVHQRIDFALLSVDQLVNNAAKWHYMFAGQQQVPLVIRVIIGRGWGQGPQHSQSLQAMFAQVPGLKVVMPTTAGDAYHFMLAAIADNNPVLFIEHRWLHHIQGEVDKERPAAALTGAAVLRQGADITLAGFSHMSIEALKAATVLAKYGVDAEVLDMRCVNGLDVDSVAVSLAKTGGKLLIADCAPEMASIGHQLLSKLVLAHGGRLKHVPRLIAYPNHPVPTSHFAANHYYPGAEQIACAVLDMLAKSEFIESVISDMQSDLPKDQPDRSFVGPF, from the coding sequence ATGCATGATGTAAAAGTGATGACCTACGGTGCGGCGATTCGGGAAGCGTTGGACGATGCGTTGGCCAAATTTCCGGAAATGTTATTGATCGGCGAAGGTGTGCCAGACCCGAAAACCATATTCGGCACCACCCAGGGTTTACGTGAAAAATACGGCGCGGAGCGAGTGCTGGACATGCCATTGGCGGAAAACGGCATGACCGGCATTTGCATCGGCGCGGCGCTGGCCGGCATGCGGCCGGTGCTGGTACATCAGCGTATCGATTTTGCCTTGCTGTCGGTCGATCAATTGGTCAATAACGCGGCGAAATGGCATTACATGTTTGCTGGTCAGCAACAGGTTCCGCTGGTGATTCGGGTGATCATCGGTCGCGGTTGGGGGCAAGGGCCACAACATTCGCAAAGCCTGCAAGCTATGTTCGCGCAAGTGCCGGGTTTGAAAGTGGTGATGCCGACCACCGCCGGCGATGCCTATCATTTTATGCTGGCGGCGATTGCCGACAATAATCCTGTGCTGTTCATCGAGCACCGCTGGTTGCACCATATTCAAGGTGAGGTGGATAAAGAGCGCCCTGCTGCAGCGCTGACCGGCGCGGCCGTGTTACGGCAAGGTGCCGATATTACCTTGGCCGGCTTCTCGCACATGAGTATCGAAGCCTTGAAAGCCGCCACGGTACTGGCGAAATATGGTGTCGATGCCGAAGTCTTGGATATGCGCTGTGTGAATGGCTTGGATGTGGACAGCGTTGCCGTGTCGTTGGCTAAAACCGGCGGCAAACTGTTAATAGCGGATTGTGCGCCGGAAATGGCATCTATCGGCCATCAACTGCTGTCCAAGCTGGTGCTGGCGCATGGAGGTAGATTGAAGCACGTGCCGCGTTTGATCGCTTATCCCAACCATCCGGTGCCAACCTCGCATTTTGCCGCCAACCACTATTATCCGGGAGCCGAGCAAATCGCCTGTGCCGTATTGGACATGTTGGCTAAATCGGAGTTTATAGAGTCGGTAATCAGTGATATGCAGTCCGATTTGCCGAAAGATCAGCCCGACCGCAGTTTTGTCGGCCCGTTTTAA
- a CDS encoding DegT/DnrJ/EryC1/StrS family aminotransferase gives MDTSNAFLVPYVGLKAEFEQRKNELTRAFEAIGSSAGYVLRDEVSQFETSIADMLGVGYAIGVNSGTDALFLALKALNIGPGDEVITVAHTFVATLAAVVHCGAKPILIDIADDFNMAADKLEQVLSGATKVIIPVHMNGRCCNMSAILAVAEKYGLHVIEDAAQSLGAHIDGRHAGSFGVANAFSLHPMKNLHCYGDGGVITTNSASLAEQLKVLRNHGQNATKALISFGFNSRLDNLQAALLNVNFKYFADDVKRRRELAGRYHQGLGSVSGIKLPQPPEDSGYFDTFSSFPILSEDRDLLLKYLQAKGVECFIHWETPLHHNQYLNLGNIELPMTERVSREVLSLPIHPFLDNDQCDYVITAVREFFDGY, from the coding sequence TTGGATACTAGCAACGCATTTTTAGTACCTTATGTTGGATTAAAAGCGGAGTTTGAGCAGCGTAAAAACGAATTAACAAGGGCTTTTGAGGCCATAGGAAGTAGCGCAGGCTACGTTTTACGTGACGAGGTTTCTCAGTTTGAAACTTCTATAGCCGATATGCTGGGTGTTGGTTATGCCATAGGGGTCAATAGCGGAACCGATGCTTTGTTTTTGGCATTAAAAGCGTTGAATATCGGGCCTGGCGACGAGGTTATAACCGTTGCGCACACCTTTGTGGCGACCCTGGCAGCCGTCGTCCATTGTGGGGCGAAGCCCATACTGATCGATATCGCTGATGATTTCAACATGGCTGCCGATAAACTGGAACAAGTGCTTTCCGGTGCGACTAAAGTGATTATCCCCGTGCACATGAATGGTAGGTGCTGCAATATGTCGGCGATATTGGCCGTCGCTGAGAAATACGGTTTACATGTCATTGAAGACGCTGCTCAGTCATTGGGGGCACATATTGACGGGCGCCATGCAGGCAGTTTCGGCGTAGCGAATGCTTTTAGTTTGCATCCAATGAAAAATCTGCATTGTTATGGCGATGGGGGAGTAATCACGACTAACAGTGCCTCATTAGCTGAGCAATTAAAGGTTTTGCGGAATCACGGTCAAAATGCAACTAAAGCGCTAATATCTTTTGGTTTTAACTCGAGGTTGGACAATTTGCAGGCCGCCTTGTTAAATGTCAATTTCAAATACTTTGCCGATGATGTAAAGCGTCGCCGAGAATTAGCGGGTCGTTATCACCAAGGTTTGGGTAGTGTTAGTGGAATTAAATTACCGCAGCCACCTGAGGACTCCGGTTATTTTGATACCTTTAGTAGCTTTCCTATCCTATCTGAGGATCGGGATTTATTATTGAAATATCTGCAGGCAAAAGGCGTTGAATGTTTTATACATTGGGAAACCCCGTTACACCATAATCAATATCTAAATTTAGGAAATATAGAGTTGCCCATGACTGAGCGTGTGTCGAGAGAGGTTTTGTCTTTACCAATTCACCCCTTTCTTGATAACGACCAGTGCGATTACGTAATAACAGCCGTTCGGGAGTTTTTTGATGGCTACTAA
- a CDS encoding CgeB family protein: MIKHISIFMPSESAFHRRLFQCLSRAFKKQGLLVSGGCRLLTEPEIVGWIKENKPCAIFEMNRVKDEIPVLYQFDVLHVSWVVDMLGRGENQIKGSDITYTFDPGWVDTFNTGSLLKWLPPGTCRDTFFPCRHNYAIPFEFSFIGHIPKPWSPEELSRPLGDQDNSVSFEVVLRRYAEYMRVNTYQEQTHDSCAEVINGIVKQLLGTTCRLSQEVYYDLLVRIKRMNNRTGLINYALRHTQSLVIYGSENWRLWPEYRRYYKHYVEDPSEINRIHQAAKINLHDGVGFHFRAIDCMASGGLLMWYIEGDYDDYQPGEIVYTRGLSDFFQAQTHYYEFKWLNFEEVYQMARAVNYQGSKAQKEVLEIISAHHTWDSRVKQIIADVAML; the protein is encoded by the coding sequence ATGATTAAGCATATCTCGATATTTATGCCAAGTGAAAGTGCATTTCACAGGAGGCTGTTTCAATGTTTGTCAAGAGCCTTTAAAAAGCAAGGCTTGTTGGTTAGCGGTGGTTGCCGGTTATTGACGGAGCCGGAAATAGTTGGCTGGATAAAAGAAAACAAGCCGTGTGCTATTTTCGAGATGAATCGGGTTAAGGATGAAATACCGGTGTTATATCAGTTTGATGTTTTGCACGTTTCCTGGGTAGTGGATATGTTGGGGAGGGGCGAAAATCAAATCAAAGGCAGTGATATTACTTATACCTTTGATCCGGGATGGGTTGATACGTTTAATACGGGGAGCTTGTTAAAGTGGTTGCCGCCCGGAACTTGTCGCGATACTTTTTTTCCTTGCCGACATAATTACGCTATTCCGTTCGAGTTCAGTTTTATCGGACATATTCCCAAACCCTGGTCACCTGAGGAGTTATCCAGACCTCTAGGGGATCAGGATAATTCGGTCAGTTTCGAAGTTGTCTTGCGCCGTTATGCTGAATACATGCGGGTAAATACCTATCAGGAGCAAACCCATGATTCCTGTGCGGAAGTGATCAACGGCATTGTTAAGCAGCTATTGGGAACTACCTGTCGCTTAAGTCAGGAAGTCTATTATGATCTTCTAGTTAGAATTAAGCGCATGAATAACAGAACTGGCTTGATCAATTATGCATTGCGCCATACGCAGTCCCTAGTAATATATGGTAGCGAAAACTGGAGGCTTTGGCCGGAATATCGGCGGTATTATAAGCATTATGTGGAGGATCCTAGCGAAATAAATCGGATTCATCAGGCCGCCAAAATTAATTTGCACGATGGTGTAGGATTTCATTTTCGCGCCATTGATTGTATGGCATCAGGTGGATTGTTAATGTGGTATATAGAGGGGGATTACGATGACTATCAGCCCGGTGAAATAGTTTATACTCGCGGACTTTCAGATTTTTTTCAGGCACAAACGCACTATTACGAATTTAAGTGGCTGAATTTCGAAGAGGTTTATCAGATGGCAAGAGCGGTTAATTACCAGGGCAGTAAGGCGCAGAAAGAAGTCTTGGAAATTATTTCAGCACACCATACATGGGACAGCCGAGTTAAGCAGATTATAGCCGATGTTGCCATGTTATAA
- a CDS encoding radical SAM protein, giving the protein MSKIEQTNRFGNSAVTDIPDNVPMFSQPGHKLRTSNNIVDRSALSNDYQVIDTSQLDKLPGQKLKTIAHDDQEGIIRLEAGNEHEQHVPNQFTGPSFRTQKERFRFDGHKMMHHLDRVQAWQNGQRFAPVHIDMGLTKFCNTACLYCYAVVQNMTKGTMIGREALLNFVRDCGKLGVRSLGFIGDGEPTLNPTLYDATVLAGELGIDTAMATNGLLLDMDRAHDLLKNMSYIRFNLSAGTPEGFRRVHQSKEANFHLLIEKIRELVKIKKENNYKCTLGLQMVLIPECFDEVLAEAKLGAELGVDYFVIKHCSDSEYKEIGIDYDAYLKIGDVLKQAEALSNENYVVQAKWNKINAAGETNLYKDGYRKYDQCFGTPFLLQISGNGKIYPCGPFFNKERFYIGDLHTDSFYDLVATSERYWQVHKDVAESVDVHKDCAIGCRQDYVNKFLWDLKNPPEHINFI; this is encoded by the coding sequence ATGTCCAAAATTGAACAAACCAATCGCTTCGGCAACAGCGCAGTGACTGATATACCCGACAATGTGCCGATGTTCAGTCAGCCCGGCCATAAATTGCGCACCTCCAATAATATTGTCGATCGTAGCGCCTTGTCGAACGACTATCAGGTTATCGACACCAGTCAGTTGGACAAATTGCCGGGTCAAAAGTTGAAAACCATTGCTCATGATGACCAAGAAGGCATCATCCGCCTGGAAGCAGGCAACGAGCACGAGCAACATGTGCCCAACCAGTTTACCGGCCCGAGTTTTCGCACTCAGAAAGAACGCTTTCGTTTTGACGGCCACAAAATGATGCACCATTTGGATAGAGTGCAGGCCTGGCAAAACGGTCAGCGCTTTGCGCCGGTGCATATCGATATGGGCCTGACCAAGTTTTGCAATACTGCCTGTTTGTATTGTTATGCGGTGGTGCAGAACATGACCAAGGGCACCATGATCGGCCGGGAAGCTTTGCTGAATTTTGTGCGTGACTGCGGTAAATTGGGGGTGCGCTCGTTAGGTTTTATCGGTGACGGCGAACCGACCTTGAACCCGACACTCTACGATGCCACCGTGTTGGCCGGCGAATTGGGTATAGATACTGCGATGGCCACTAACGGCCTTTTGCTGGATATGGATCGCGCGCATGACTTGCTGAAAAACATGAGCTACATCCGCTTCAATCTATCCGCCGGCACGCCGGAAGGTTTTCGCCGGGTGCATCAGTCCAAGGAAGCCAATTTTCATCTATTGATCGAGAAAATTCGCGAGCTGGTGAAAATTAAAAAAGAAAACAACTACAAATGCACGCTGGGTTTGCAGATGGTGTTGATACCGGAATGCTTTGACGAAGTGCTGGCCGAAGCCAAACTGGGCGCCGAACTGGGTGTGGATTATTTCGTGATCAAACATTGCTCGGATTCCGAGTACAAGGAAATTGGTATCGATTACGATGCCTATCTGAAAATAGGCGACGTTCTGAAGCAGGCCGAGGCGCTGAGCAATGAAAACTATGTGGTCCAGGCCAAGTGGAACAAGATCAATGCTGCCGGCGAAACCAATCTGTATAAGGACGGCTACCGCAAATACGACCAATGTTTCGGCACGCCGTTTTTATTGCAGATTTCCGGCAACGGCAAAATCTATCCCTGCGGGCCGTTCTTCAATAAAGAGCGCTTTTACATAGGCGATTTGCATACCGACTCTTTTTACGATTTGGTAGCCACCAGCGAACGCTATTGGCAGGTACATAAAGACGTGGCCGAGTCGGTGGATGTGCATAAAGACTGCGCCATCGGCTGCCGGCAGGATTACGTGAACAAATTTCTGTGGGATTTGAAAAATCCGCCGGAACACATCAATTTTATTTGA
- a CDS encoding radical SAM protein, whose product MLMNGEWLGNLVESKPLPNLHLEVSLGCNISCAMCTFHDGLKKFQIMPLEKLKKIKSGFENFSQVHIGDGSEPFINPDILNIVKYLYGLGTNVSVQTNAKRIRSYADAEAIVKSGLMLLSISVDGATDETVKKIRGGLGFSEIAQAIELINEAKYRLGSVRPYLACNAVAMRCNLTELPILTRYLLEHNFSSFRIGFLELRQPNKQLAGELLIYDMPLAEAMLEQVKNLIVSHPSPMHFDGDIFKSGVGFARRENCTGYKDRLYANYSGDIWTCYGKQRLGNIFDDGLDAVLNSTEYADYVQVVTQPGNTTCAQCSFCKIMSLDKITDHFGRRAIEYYGMPLIEDSLEYAKSGSDIRKFWQNQALN is encoded by the coding sequence ATGTTAATGAATGGCGAGTGGCTTGGTAATCTGGTTGAAAGTAAACCATTGCCCAATTTACATTTGGAAGTTTCTCTGGGATGCAATATCAGTTGTGCAATGTGTACTTTTCATGATGGATTAAAAAAATTCCAAATAATGCCGTTAGAAAAGCTGAAAAAAATTAAATCGGGTTTCGAGAACTTTAGTCAGGTCCATATTGGTGATGGTAGTGAACCTTTTATAAATCCGGATATATTGAATATAGTCAAGTATCTATATGGATTGGGAACAAATGTTTCTGTACAGACCAATGCCAAACGCATACGCAGCTACGCTGATGCTGAGGCTATCGTCAAATCAGGTTTGATGTTGCTGTCTATTTCCGTGGACGGCGCTACCGATGAGACTGTTAAAAAAATACGGGGAGGTTTAGGTTTCTCGGAGATAGCCCAAGCTATTGAGTTAATTAACGAAGCAAAGTATCGGCTGGGTTCCGTAAGACCTTATTTAGCCTGCAATGCCGTGGCAATGCGTTGCAATCTCACCGAATTGCCGATACTTACCCGTTATTTATTGGAGCATAATTTTAGTTCTTTCCGGATTGGTTTTTTGGAGTTGCGCCAACCGAATAAGCAATTGGCCGGAGAATTGTTGATATACGATATGCCACTTGCAGAAGCAATGCTAGAACAGGTTAAAAATTTAATTGTTAGCCACCCAAGCCCTATGCATTTTGATGGCGATATTTTTAAATCCGGGGTTGGATTTGCACGTCGAGAGAATTGTACCGGATATAAAGATAGGTTATATGCGAATTATTCAGGAGATATTTGGACCTGTTATGGCAAACAGCGGCTAGGGAATATATTTGACGATGGTTTGGATGCCGTTCTGAATTCGACCGAATATGCAGATTATGTGCAAGTAGTTACCCAACCAGGCAATACTACCTGTGCACAGTGTTCGTTTTGTAAAATTATGTCTCTTGATAAAATTACTGATCATTTTGGTAGACGGGCAATTGAATATTATGGAATGCCGCTGATCGAAGATTCCTTAGAATATGCAAAATCCGGATCTGACATTCGAAAATTTTGGCAGAACCAAGCTTTGAACTGA
- a CDS encoding NAD-dependent epimerase/dehydratase family protein, translating into MATKYFITGISGFVGSELAVALASLGYKVSGVDRAIPDEDTIGDFLNLGIEYTHLDLLERQALAPLLKDIDVVIHAAGVSRVSEARAKPMECVSSTVLATTNLVELVAAQSELGKNKPLFIYLSTREVSFYDRLDDVDVNVDHIYAISKRAAEQLILAFSNSFNISSAICRLSDVYGGKRDHVNKLLPTFVKRARQNELVRVFDNETRFHFTHIRDVIDSILEIAEILQKPGNSQKCFEIWSEESYTAEELASLVVSTFKSDSKIDFALPAAGGERTKAIGFSYSEWQFTPRIRLCEELYRLSDS; encoded by the coding sequence ATGGCTACTAAATATTTCATTACCGGTATATCGGGGTTTGTCGGTAGCGAGTTGGCAGTGGCTTTGGCCTCGTTAGGTTATAAAGTGTCCGGGGTAGATAGAGCTATTCCGGATGAGGATACGATTGGCGACTTCCTGAATCTCGGTATTGAATATACTCATCTGGATTTATTGGAAAGGCAGGCGCTAGCGCCGCTCTTAAAGGATATCGATGTGGTTATCCACGCGGCGGGTGTTTCAAGGGTGAGCGAAGCTAGGGCTAAGCCCATGGAGTGCGTGAGTTCGACAGTGTTGGCGACCACCAATTTAGTTGAGTTGGTTGCTGCTCAATCTGAGTTAGGCAAAAATAAGCCGTTATTTATATATCTGAGTACTCGGGAAGTATCTTTTTACGACAGACTGGATGATGTCGACGTGAATGTCGATCATATTTACGCGATTTCGAAGCGTGCTGCAGAACAATTGATTCTGGCTTTTTCAAATAGCTTTAATATTTCTTCGGCAATTTGCCGTTTATCGGATGTCTATGGTGGCAAGAGAGATCACGTCAATAAATTATTGCCGACTTTCGTTAAAAGAGCTAGACAAAATGAACTAGTCAGGGTGTTTGATAACGAAACGCGGTTTCACTTTACGCATATTCGAGACGTTATCGACTCGATTTTAGAAATTGCTGAAATATTACAGAAACCGGGGAATTCGCAAAAATGTTTCGAAATATGGTCCGAAGAATCTTATACCGCTGAAGAGTTAGCTTCTTTAGTCGTATCGACGTTTAAGTCCGATTCGAAAATAGATTTTGCGTTACCGGCAGCGGGCGGCGAAAGGACTAAAGCCATAGGCTTCTCGTATAGCGAATGGCAATTTACTCCCAGGATCAGACTTTGCGAAGAGTTATATCGTTTATCCGATAGTTAG
- a CDS encoding glycosyltransferase family protein, translated as MGFEKSAGTHQFYLIDPDALVTLVLADIFFLDIQDAYAEAAKQQWLRDANGVERLQYCYYDGLLTDIALPNFIQVPADKFVEFFSHNHLPIPRLIGISQDDEVRLNDMPADVIDEVLAYRHQYRVPEYVHFDTYFVDPLLALNVAKQGNRINCGHPTIDGLQICYYRGELPEHSLENLVHLELPDYEEFFIRSLLRMPENIEIPEDLDAEVKAAVRQDIAAATESIKRRRLWLVQRLLHKAKLQKPRLYQNQAPRIFIPTSRLTTVMQYSSQGIAKAFAALGWEVMFYLQSNDMECGNMVSMLEKYINFDPQACFYVNSLQNSFMHDDIVNVIWWQDLMPQLKAGQTLNWRTRDFNFSISPLFDRYLAQVNATRVERLHFVIDDEVFNLTNVGIRTDKIVFIGSSYLPVVNRENQQHQQAVSELAALMASGDCFDEATVNHVAEAAGLSYEFVFWKLLHYVIRDHAVQWLCDTPDLPVEVYGRYWDQDSAVAPYYLGELTHGQAVADVYRGARYALVCHPFEINSQRLAEVAACGCIPVVYDCRDVAEPPHWDEYCLFFKTVQELRHILAHRLQPAKAPEGLADRFTYRAAAQRVITLTDLSTLSIDPDAHISASIPVLQELCGAKLRLMTGDLALRQRCAANIQTNLACLARYRPELKDGLLAAWKQQQLTVILDRMIGEECWQVAVELDGAEIYRLDNVALLEHKRLIENNATQMTRENTCCYALVGLGSGYELFAVFNATTLPITEMAEFEVPIYLIESMPEVWLLNLLLHDLSGLIGARRLQIFHGGDSERELAREFARFEAALPDVLFELNPQPSVNAASLYQLTLDAKESRSQRHLANLKAVADYYEGITPEQWRHKFSQECVEPLRVMGFISRFSSFLKYCMRDWLDGFERLGASINLLSESENYYLTNVEHLIAEINQFRPDIILTIDHFRHEYECMPKEVPFVNWIQDMLPNITGNQTVLTSRDFTFVFSKHWMAMNENELYQDVPFEHLPVGFNDKYYYPLSRNDYDYDFLVISHLIEPGKTFQPFRLSEEFGWQYDDNERLLLQNGYLTAQQIYEIYKILVNYIDSLAVNQFHEFCIDNQGGNFYLMWQLLKDHGLDIDKMLINKLMAGASTRFHADYLMGMKTRPIQALVQSDLELRLAIYGRNWEKYPTFSSYAKGVADNGERINQLMSRSKICFNGSPGTTLHMRALEIMASGAFMLSKRIYNDAAPLSEYYSEDEVVYYEDETDLVEKVRFYLNHEHIRVSKAEKAYLKTLELFSYEAIAGRVLNSLVSRLDGCLQK; from the coding sequence GTGGGATTTGAAAAATCCGCCGGAACACATCAATTTTATTTGATCGATCCTGACGCGTTGGTGACTTTGGTGCTGGCAGATATTTTTTTTCTGGATATCCAGGATGCTTACGCCGAGGCGGCTAAACAACAATGGCTGCGCGATGCCAATGGCGTTGAACGGCTGCAATATTGCTATTACGACGGCCTGCTGACCGACATTGCGCTGCCGAACTTTATTCAAGTACCCGCGGACAAGTTTGTCGAATTTTTCTCCCACAACCATCTCCCGATTCCGCGTTTGATTGGGATTTCTCAAGATGACGAGGTGCGTCTCAATGACATGCCTGCCGATGTCATTGACGAGGTATTGGCGTATCGCCACCAGTATCGTGTCCCTGAATATGTGCATTTCGATACTTACTTTGTTGATCCGCTGCTGGCGTTGAATGTGGCAAAACAAGGCAATCGAATCAATTGCGGTCATCCCACCATCGATGGTTTACAGATTTGTTATTACCGCGGCGAATTGCCGGAACACAGTCTCGAGAATCTGGTTCATCTGGAGTTGCCCGATTACGAAGAGTTTTTCATTCGTTCGTTGTTGCGCATGCCAGAAAACATCGAGATTCCGGAGGATTTGGACGCAGAGGTTAAAGCGGCAGTCAGACAGGATATTGCCGCCGCCACTGAATCGATTAAACGCCGGCGCTTGTGGCTGGTGCAGCGCTTGTTGCATAAAGCCAAACTGCAAAAGCCCAGGCTATACCAAAATCAAGCACCGAGAATTTTTATCCCGACCAGCCGCTTGACTACGGTCATGCAATATAGCTCCCAAGGCATCGCCAAGGCCTTTGCCGCGCTGGGGTGGGAGGTCATGTTCTACCTGCAGTCGAATGATATGGAATGCGGAAATATGGTCTCTATGTTGGAAAAATATATTAATTTCGATCCCCAGGCTTGTTTTTATGTCAACAGTTTGCAGAACAGCTTCATGCATGACGACATCGTCAACGTGATTTGGTGGCAGGATTTGATGCCGCAGCTGAAGGCCGGGCAAACCTTAAATTGGCGGACTAGGGATTTCAATTTTTCGATTTCACCGCTATTTGACCGTTACCTGGCGCAGGTAAATGCCACTAGGGTCGAGCGCCTGCATTTTGTGATTGATGACGAAGTGTTCAACCTCACCAATGTCGGTATTCGGACTGACAAAATCGTCTTCATCGGCAGTTCTTACCTGCCAGTCGTGAATCGGGAGAATCAACAGCATCAGCAAGCAGTGAGCGAATTGGCGGCGTTGATGGCAAGTGGTGACTGTTTCGATGAGGCAACAGTCAACCATGTTGCCGAAGCGGCTGGGCTAAGTTACGAATTTGTATTTTGGAAACTGTTGCATTATGTGATTCGTGATCATGCGGTGCAATGGCTCTGCGACACGCCCGATTTGCCGGTTGAAGTGTATGGGCGGTATTGGGATCAGGATAGCGCGGTAGCGCCGTATTACCTTGGCGAGCTCACCCATGGGCAGGCCGTTGCCGATGTCTATCGCGGTGCTCGGTATGCATTGGTCTGCCATCCCTTTGAAATCAATTCCCAGCGTTTGGCGGAAGTGGCGGCCTGCGGATGCATTCCCGTGGTGTACGATTGTCGAGACGTTGCTGAACCGCCGCATTGGGACGAGTATTGTTTATTCTTTAAAACGGTGCAGGAGCTACGACATATCCTGGCGCACAGACTGCAACCGGCCAAGGCACCGGAAGGCTTGGCAGATCGATTCACCTATCGCGCGGCGGCGCAGCGCGTGATTACTTTGACGGACTTAAGTACGTTGAGTATCGACCCCGACGCACACATATCCGCGTCTATCCCCGTATTGCAAGAACTATGCGGCGCTAAACTGCGTTTAATGACCGGCGACCTCGCATTGCGCCAGCGTTGTGCAGCCAATATCCAAACCAATTTGGCATGTTTGGCGCGCTATCGGCCTGAGTTGAAAGACGGCCTGCTGGCTGCGTGGAAACAGCAACAGCTTACTGTGATCCTTGATCGGATGATAGGCGAGGAATGTTGGCAGGTCGCTGTGGAGCTTGACGGCGCCGAAATTTATAGGCTTGATAATGTCGCCCTGCTTGAGCATAAACGCCTGATCGAGAACAATGCCACCCAGATGACGCGTGAAAATACCTGCTGCTACGCCTTAGTGGGATTGGGCTCCGGCTATGAGTTATTCGCAGTTTTTAATGCTACTACGCTGCCGATCACCGAAATGGCAGAATTTGAAGTGCCCATTTATCTGATCGAGTCAATGCCGGAAGTTTGGTTGTTGAATTTGCTACTCCACGATTTAAGTGGATTGATAGGCGCGCGCCGTCTACAGATTTTCCACGGCGGCGATAGTGAACGCGAGTTGGCCCGCGAGTTTGCTAGGTTCGAAGCTGCCCTGCCGGATGTGTTGTTTGAGCTGAATCCGCAACCCTCCGTGAACGCTGCCAGTCTGTACCAATTGACTTTAGATGCCAAGGAAAGCCGCTCGCAAAGGCATCTCGCAAATTTAAAGGCGGTGGCGGACTACTATGAAGGGATTACACCGGAGCAGTGGCGGCATAAGTTTAGTCAGGAGTGTGTAGAACCGTTGCGCGTCATGGGCTTTATCTCGCGATTTTCCAGTTTTCTGAAATATTGTATGCGGGATTGGCTGGATGGTTTTGAGCGACTGGGCGCGTCGATTAATCTATTAAGTGAATCAGAAAATTATTATTTAACCAACGTAGAGCATCTGATAGCAGAAATTAACCAATTTAGACCGGATATTATTTTGACAATAGATCATTTTCGTCACGAATATGAATGCATGCCAAAAGAAGTGCCGTTCGTAAATTGGATACAAGATATGCTCCCGAATATTACGGGCAATCAGACAGTTTTAACCTCGCGAGATTTTACCTTTGTTTTTTCAAAACATTGGATGGCAATGAATGAAAATGAGCTATATCAGGATGTCCCATTCGAACATTTGCCCGTGGGTTTTAACGATAAATATTATTATCCACTGTCTCGAAACGATTATGACTATGACTTCTTGGTGATTAGTCACCTCATTGAGCCTGGAAAAACTTTTCAACCCTTCAGATTATCCGAAGAATTTGGCTGGCAATACGATGATAATGAGCGGCTACTGTTGCAGAATGGATATCTAACGGCACAGCAAATATATGAAATTTATAAAATATTGGTGAACTATATTGATTCTTTGGCAGTTAACCAATTTCATGAGTTTTGTATTGATAACCAGGGCGGAAATTTTTATTTGATGTGGCAGTTATTGAAAGATCATGGATTAGATATCGATAAAATGTTGATTAACAAATTAATGGCCGGAGCATCCACTCGTTTTCATGCCGATTATCTGATGGGTATGAAGACTCGGCCAATTCAGGCGTTAGTTCAGTCCGATTTGGAATTACGACTGGCAATTTATGGCAGGAACTGGGAGAAATATCCAACGTTTTCCAGCTACGCCAAGGGTGTCGCTGACAACGGCGAGCGGATTAACCAGCTGATGAGTCGCTCAAAAATTTGTTTTAACGGTAGCCCGGGCACTACGCTACATATGAGGGCATTAGAAATTATGGCCTCGGGAGCCTTCATGCTATCTAAACGCATATATAACGATGCGGCGCCATTATCGGAATATTACTCGGAAGATGAGGTGGTTTATTATGAAGATGAAACAGATCTTGTCGAAAAAGTTAGATTTTACCTCAATCATGAGCACATTCGGGTAAGCAAGGCTGAAAAGGCCTATCTTAAAACGCTTGAGTTATTTTCTTATGAGGCTATTGCTGGTCGCGTCTTAAACTCATTGGTGTCTAGACTCGATGGATGCCTACAAAAATAG